In Runella sp. SP2, the genomic window CTCAAGCGACTTACAATTGGGGCAATAGGCATTTGTCCGATACCGAAAAGGCATAAAAGCCCGATAACGGCTCTGACAAATAGGGCATTCCACCTCATCTCCAAGCCGATAAGGAATACTCCGCCACTGCAATCGTAGCTGATTGAGCTGATAAATGAGGTTTTGTCGAAGCAGGGTTTTTAATTTTTCTTTCATAGGGTAACAAGTAAGGTCAGGTCGCGGTAATTGGTTGAATCAGCAATGGCAAAGTTTTGATTGCCAACCGCTTGGAGGGGTAACTCGCGGGCGATTTGCAAACAATGGGGGAGTTGGGAGGGTGTTTCAAACAGAAGTGTGGATTGGTGCGCTAACATCCGCGCGGTAGCGTCGGTTTTTAGCGTAACGATGGGTTTACGAAACGAGAGCGCCAAGTCAATCGAGCCAGAATGATCGATGCGAATAAACGGCAACACAACCACGTCGGCGGCGTTGAAAAATACTTGGACTTCGTCGTCTTGAATGAAACGGTGGTGGAGATGTATAGAGGAGTTGGCTTGGGCAGCCTTCTCAATAGGTTCAAAAAAAGTGGCGTCGTAACTTTTGCCCGCAATCAACAAGCGGTCGTTGGGGCGAGCAATTTCAGCAAAAGCGTCGATTAAGTTGCTAACACCTTTGTAAGGTTTGATTTCGCCAAAAAACAAATATACAAAATCGTCATCGTTAAGATTCAGACGTTTTCGACATTCGTTTTTAGAAAGGGTATTGGGGTAATAAAAATGATACGGCAAATCCTGAATCACCTTTACGCGTTCGGGTTGGAGCGAAAAACGCTCAATGGCAGCTTGGCGAGTTTCTTCCGAATAAACCCTGATTTGGTGGCATTTTCTGAGAAAAAGCCCATAAATACGGCGTTCCCAACGAAGCCAAAGTCCAGCGTGGTTTTGTAGGTTGTGCAGTGTATGCACAAAACGAACATTGAATAGGTAGCGTGCGGCCAAAATTTCGGCGACAAAAATGGACGATTTGAAGTACGTCCACAAGCGAGATTTACCAAGAATAAAACTGTGTACCCAATCGTAGTAAATTACGGTGGGGTGATGCGCAAAAATAGCCCTTAGCGTACTTCCAATGGTATATTTTTCTCCAATAACCACGTCAAACCCTTCTTGTCGAAAATAACGAACCAACTGATACTGAAAGGGATTTTCAGGGCCAGCATCGGGTAAAACGACGACTTTGAGTGGGTCAGAGGTCAAGAGAAACGCTAGATTAGGTCTTGTAAGGAACAAAAGTACAAAATGTGCATAGAAAAAGAGGTAAATTTTCTTTTGTAAAAACGTTCTTTTTATATCTCAATTTGTTTGTAAACTTAGTTTTTTCCGCATGAAAAAGACCATTTTTGTATCTTTTTACCTTCTTATGAGCTGGGTGGCGTTAGGCCAACCCGCCGAACGGTTTTATAAAGTGGTGGTGGCTCCCGATCACTTC contains:
- a CDS encoding glycosyltransferase, which produces MTSDPLKVVVLPDAGPENPFQYQLVRYFRQEGFDVVIGEKYTIGSTLRAIFAHHPTVIYYDWVHSFILGKSRLWTYFKSSIFVAEILAARYLFNVRFVHTLHNLQNHAGLWLRWERRIYGLFLRKCHQIRVYSEETRQAAIERFSLQPERVKVIQDLPYHFYYPNTLSKNECRKRLNLNDDDFVYLFFGEIKPYKGVSNLIDAFAEIARPNDRLLIAGKSYDATFFEPIEKAAQANSSIHLHHRFIQDDEVQVFFNAADVVVLPFIRIDHSGSIDLALSFRKPIVTLKTDATARMLAHQSTLLFETPSQLPHCLQIARELPLQAVGNQNFAIADSTNYRDLTLLVTL